The Chryseobacterium wanjuense genome includes a window with the following:
- a CDS encoding ATP-dependent Clp protease ATP-binding subunit — protein MGVLVTNETVKQLFHIAQSIARENYNATYGAPHILRALMHKDIGLNEFLKSIDKDPGYFYEWADVRIEDYPKTTHLPDEVGEDEFVDNIIEEADDIRLKLGLDEITPVCVLTAIVKPQVAFTLQQLKSLPLREHEIFNLYRKDTPYEISGNGEFSSIFSNGSEYSDNSFPSIKNYCVDRTAQARKGELENIIGRDKELRMLVEILCRRSKPNVIIIGEPGVGKTALVEGFAIEITKGNVPDMLKNGTLLELDTGALLAGTSYKGEIEDRLKKVINECKKIEKAILFIDEIHTLLDPKGSIGNVANLLKPELARGEITVIGATTQEEYRKIIEPEQAFNRRFEVLTVNEPDEKTCVKMIDVLLEGYKKHHGIEVEKTALPECVRLAKRYAKGKKLPDAAIDLLDRTMAAIKMLDELSEKELESWKTRYDEILQEEFLDEKDKADELIWTYNLLRDKISPILWGSLSEQPQIDNSMPVEQIQKIIEDTYAELLQHASVKREKVDRLELAAVMAAKTSIPIGKIQAQEKEKLLNMEGLLMNRVVGQDHALKILSDAIVENRSGLNKPGQPIGSFFLLGPTGTGKTELAKSMAELLFNDEKAMVRFDMSEFKEEHSAALLYGAPPGYVGYEEGGMLVNKIRQQPYTVVLFDEIEKAHHSVFDVFLQIMDEGKVHDKLGKEGDFSNALILFTSNIGSEEIVKQFEEGKIPESNSLMQIMSNSGRFRPEFLARITEIIPFAPITESIAERIFNIQLKSLHTSLIRLGMTLEISDEAVKNLALGGFSSKYGARQISGVIRSQLARPISKMIVREEVKAGQTIHVDWNAEEEKLSWKVD, from the coding sequence ATGGGAGTACTAGTAACCAACGAGACAGTAAAGCAGCTTTTTCATATTGCACAGTCGATTGCGAGGGAAAATTACAATGCGACATACGGCGCACCGCACATTTTGCGGGCTTTAATGCATAAAGATATTGGCCTTAATGAATTTTTAAAAAGCATCGACAAAGATCCGGGCTATTTTTACGAATGGGCAGATGTGCGTATTGAAGATTATCCGAAAACCACGCATCTTCCGGATGAGGTAGGAGAAGATGAGTTCGTAGATAATATCATAGAAGAAGCGGATGATATTCGTTTAAAATTAGGTTTAGACGAAATTACTCCTGTTTGTGTCTTAACGGCAATTGTAAAGCCTCAGGTTGCTTTTACATTACAACAGCTTAAATCTCTGCCTCTTAGAGAACATGAGATTTTCAATTTATACAGGAAAGATACTCCGTACGAAATTTCGGGAAACGGAGAATTTTCTTCAATTTTTTCAAACGGCTCAGAGTATTCTGATAATTCTTTTCCTTCTATTAAAAATTATTGTGTAGACAGGACGGCTCAGGCAAGAAAAGGCGAGCTGGAAAACATTATCGGAAGAGATAAGGAACTAAGAATGCTGGTTGAAATTCTTTGCCGAAGAAGTAAGCCGAACGTTATTATCATCGGAGAACCCGGAGTTGGAAAAACGGCTTTGGTAGAAGGTTTTGCCATCGAAATTACCAAAGGAAACGTTCCTGATATGTTGAAAAACGGAACACTTTTAGAGCTGGATACAGGAGCTTTACTGGCCGGAACTTCTTATAAAGGTGAAATTGAAGATCGTCTTAAAAAAGTAATCAATGAATGTAAAAAGATCGAAAAAGCGATTCTTTTTATTGATGAAATTCACACCCTTCTCGATCCGAAAGGAAGCATTGGAAACGTTGCCAATCTTTTGAAACCTGAATTGGCAAGAGGTGAGATCACCGTAATCGGAGCCACAACTCAGGAAGAATACAGAAAGATCATCGAGCCGGAACAGGCTTTCAATCGTCGTTTTGAAGTGTTGACAGTAAACGAACCGGATGAAAAAACTTGTGTTAAAATGATCGACGTTTTGCTGGAAGGTTACAAAAAACACCACGGAATTGAAGTAGAAAAAACGGCTCTTCCGGAATGTGTACGTTTGGCAAAAAGATATGCGAAAGGTAAAAAATTGCCGGATGCAGCGATCGATTTGCTGGACAGAACAATGGCCGCAATCAAAATGCTGGACGAGCTTTCGGAAAAAGAACTGGAAAGCTGGAAAACAAGATATGACGAAATTCTACAGGAAGAATTTTTAGACGAAAAAGATAAAGCGGATGAATTGATCTGGACGTATAATTTACTGAGAGATAAAATCAGTCCGATTTTGTGGGGTTCTCTCAGTGAGCAGCCGCAAATTGACAATTCTATGCCGGTTGAGCAGATTCAGAAAATCATTGAAGATACATACGCTGAACTTTTACAACACGCATCAGTAAAGAGAGAAAAGGTAGATCGTTTGGAACTGGCAGCGGTAATGGCCGCCAAAACAAGCATCCCGATTGGTAAGATCCAGGCTCAGGAAAAAGAAAAATTACTGAATATGGAAGGCCTGTTGATGAACAGGGTTGTAGGGCAGGATCATGCCTTGAAAATCCTTTCAGATGCAATCGTTGAAAACCGAAGCGGATTAAATAAACCCGGACAGCCAATCGGTTCGTTCTTCCTTTTAGGTCCTACCGGAACAGGGAAAACGGAATTGGCAAAATCTATGGCAGAACTGCTTTTCAATGACGAAAAAGCGATGGTTCGTTTCGATATGTCCGAGTTTAAAGAAGAACATTCAGCGGCACTTTTATATGGTGCGCCTCCGGGATATGTAGGATACGAGGAAGGGGGTATGTTGGTGAATAAAATCAGACAACAGCCGTATACGGTGGTGTTGTTTGATGAAATTGAAAAAGCGCATCACTCTGTTTTTGATGTATTTTTACAAATCATGGACGAAGGAAAGGTTCATGATAAGCTTGGAAAAGAAGGAGATTTCAGCAATGCCTTAATTTTATTTACTTCAAACATAGGAAGCGAGGAAATCGTAAAGCAGTTTGAGGAAGGAAAAATACCGGAATCGAATTCATTAATGCAGATTATGTCCAATTCAGGGCGTTTCAGACCGGAGTTTTTGGCGAGAATTACGGAAATTATTCCTTTTGCACCGATCACGGAATCTATTGCAGAGAGAATTTTTAATATTCAGTTAAAATCTCTTCATACTTCATTGATAAGATTAGGAATGACCTTGGAAATCAGTGATGAAGCGGTGAAAAACCTGGCTTTGGGAGGATTCAGCAGCAAATACGGAGCAAGACAGATTTCCGGAGTGATCCGATCTCAGCTGGCAAGACCGATCTCTAAAATGATTGTAAGAGAGGAAGTGAAAGCCGGACAGACGATTCATGTAGACTGGAATGCAGAAGAAGAAAAACTAAGCTGGAAAGTAGATTAA
- the tssD gene encoding type VI secretion system tube protein TssD, with the protein MAGNSRGILKFNGGEGQKLLKLNYSVSRSTDVSGRVASDPSNALIKVTIEATEKSDILESLLNGKYKPTTGEITFNKSHEEGTLITLTWENGYVIQHEVDFDAVDENSMLISFIVSAETIDYGNSKYAGLWPSS; encoded by the coding sequence ATGGCAGGAAATTCAAGAGGAATCTTAAAATTCAATGGAGGCGAAGGCCAGAAATTATTAAAGCTGAATTATAGCGTATCAAGATCTACGGACGTTTCCGGAAGAGTGGCTTCAGACCCATCCAATGCGCTTATAAAAGTTACTATAGAAGCTACTGAAAAATCTGATATCTTAGAAAGCTTACTAAACGGAAAATACAAGCCTACAACAGGCGAAATCACTTTCAACAAATCTCACGAAGAAGGTACTTTGATTACCCTTACATGGGAAAACGGATATGTAATTCAGCACGAAGTTGATTTTGACGCGGTAGACGAAAACAGTATGTTGATCAGCTTCATCGTAAGCGCAGAAACAATCGACTACGGAAATTCGAAGTATGCAGGTCTATGGCCTTCAAGTTAA